AGATGGCCAGCTGGTTGTACTTGACGGCTTCCGGGGTGTCGTCGTTGTCAATCCAGGCACGGAGACGCTTGAGAAGTACCGTATCCGACAGGAGCGGTATGATCACGTCGTTGAAGAGCAAAAAACCCTCGTAGATTTACCGGCAGAGACGCTCGACAATGTGCGCGTCCGACTATTGGCTAATCTTGAATTCAAGGCGGAGTTGCCACTCGTATTCGAACATGGTGCGGAGGGTGTAGGACTCTTCAGAACGGAAATACTCTTCCTGATGGAAGGCCGGCTGTCAATCAGCGAAGACGAGCAGTTCCTGGAATACAAGAAGATAGTCGAGACGCTGCAAGATCGAGTCACGACGTTTCGCGTCCTCGATCTAGGAGGGGACAAGATGCTTCCCGTGGCGCATCGGGAGCATAACCCGTTCCTCGGCTGGCGCGGTGTCAGAATACTGCTCGACAAGCCTGAGATTCTTCGACCTCAGTTACGCGCCCTCGTTCGCGCCAGTGCGTTTGGGCCGATGCGAATCCTTATCCCGATGGTCACAAGCCTGAGCGAGTTCCAGAGATTTCGTGCTGAACTTGACGGGGTAATGCGAGAGCTTTCAGCAGAAGGCGTGGCGTTTGATCGAAACGTGCCTCTGGGCGTAATGGTGGAGGTACCGGCTGTCGCTCTCATGGCTGACGAGTATGCAGCCGAGGTGGACTTTATGTCGCTGGGCACAAACGATCTCACCCAGTACACGCTCGCCGTCGACCGCGGCAACGACCTTGTCGCCTCTATCTACCAGGAACTCCACCCGGCGGTCCTGCGACTAATCAAGAGCACGATCGACGCAGGACTGCGGCACAACGTACCTGTGGGTCTGTGTGGAGAAATGGGTTCGAACTCATCGTTCGTTCCAATTCTTGTTGGACTCGGTCTCCGAGAGATCAGCGCGTCACCCGTTTTCGTTCCAGAGGTGAAACGACTGATCCGTGCGATCACCATGGCGGATGCGGAGGAACTCGCGAGCCGGGCGCTTGTCGCACACGACGGTCACGAGGTTCTTATGCTGCTCGAGCAGTGGCTGCGCTCGCATCCTTTCGACATCATCCACTCGCTGGGTGATGAGCTGATGTCGCTCGCGAACAATCACGGTCTAGACGGGATGAAGTCTTCGGCGTGACCATTCGCACGGCGTCCACTGCCGACGGAAAGCGTCAACAGACCACGTAGGGCCCTTTCAGGGTTTAGATCGTCGAATTCAGCTACCGTTG
Above is a window of Rhodothermales bacterium DNA encoding:
- the ptsP gene encoding phosphoenolpyruvate--protein phosphotransferase translates to MRKKHIGTEEHEYRGIGVSPGIAIGPAQIFARQDQSIDDYRISADQIDDELKRFEGAIRRSEKDLRKIAGVAQEKLGKESAEIFEAQLMMLRDEEVYPAVVRCINRDLCNAAFAVHETLEAYRKRLAASESDYFRERATDLADISDRIVRHLNRGEFFSHIDRETIVFSESLSAADIVLFSRRGIMGCATDFGGATSHVSIMARALGVPAVVSTHGITDVVEDGQLVVLDGFRGVVVVNPGTETLEKYRIRQERYDHVVEEQKTLVDLPAETLDNVRVRLLANLEFKAELPLVFEHGAEGVGLFRTEILFLMEGRLSISEDEQFLEYKKIVETLQDRVTTFRVLDLGGDKMLPVAHREHNPFLGWRGVRILLDKPEILRPQLRALVRASAFGPMRILIPMVTSLSEFQRFRAELDGVMRELSAEGVAFDRNVPLGVMVEVPAVALMADEYAAEVDFMSLGTNDLTQYTLAVDRGNDLVASIYQELHPAVLRLIKSTIDAGLRHNVPVGLCGEMGSNSSFVPILVGLGLREISASPVFVPEVKRLIRAITMADAEELASRALVAHDGHEVLMLLEQWLRSHPFDIIHSLGDELMSLANNHGLDGMKSSA